In Pseudocalidococcus azoricus BACA0444, a single genomic region encodes these proteins:
- the gor gene encoding glutathione-disulfide reductase, with product MDFDYDLFVIGAGSGGLAASKRAASYGAKAAIAEGEDVGGTCVVRGCVPKKLLVYGSKFSDLYEDAVGYGWKGVKSKFNWPTLISNVQREVHRLSLLHTDLLAKANVELISQRATFIDPHTVQVGERQIRAAKILIAVGGEAIKPDIPGIELSITSREMFLLAKQPKTLAVLGAGYISVEFSGIMQGLGTQVTHLIRGERPLRGFDRDIQDGVYEGMLNHGINVIPEIELLELKKTKKGIKVIYTQAGETHKFTVDAVLCAIGRAPNLEGLGLEQAGVNLNTSSRFPSIAVDEWSRTSQSHIFAVGDCTDRVNLTPVAIAEGRAVADTEFGHQPRTISHDNIASAVFSQPEAASVGLSQAQAEDRYGAENLKIYRAKFRPMYHSFTGKAEKVMVKLVVEAHNEKILGVHMVGDHAAEIIQGMAIAVKMGATKKDFDATIGIHPSTAEEFVTLR from the coding sequence GTGGACTTTGATTATGACCTGTTTGTGATTGGGGCGGGTTCGGGCGGGTTAGCTGCATCAAAACGGGCTGCATCCTATGGGGCGAAGGCGGCCATTGCTGAAGGGGAAGATGTTGGCGGTACCTGTGTGGTTCGGGGTTGTGTGCCGAAAAAGCTTTTAGTCTATGGGTCTAAATTTTCTGATCTTTACGAGGATGCCGTGGGCTATGGCTGGAAAGGAGTTAAGTCTAAATTTAATTGGCCAACCCTGATCAGCAATGTTCAACGGGAAGTCCACCGCCTGAGTTTATTGCACACGGATTTACTGGCCAAAGCCAATGTCGAACTGATTTCCCAACGAGCGACATTCATTGATCCCCACACCGTCCAAGTGGGAGAACGCCAAATTCGGGCCGCTAAAATTCTGATTGCGGTGGGTGGAGAGGCGATTAAACCTGACATTCCTGGGATTGAGTTGAGCATTACGTCACGGGAGATGTTTTTGCTGGCTAAACAACCGAAAACCTTGGCCGTTCTCGGGGCGGGCTATATCAGTGTCGAGTTTAGTGGGATTATGCAGGGCCTGGGAACCCAAGTCACCCATTTAATCCGGGGCGAGCGGCCGTTACGGGGGTTTGATCGAGATATTCAGGATGGGGTGTATGAAGGGATGCTCAATCATGGGATCAACGTTATTCCCGAAATTGAACTTTTAGAGCTGAAAAAAACAAAAAAAGGGATCAAAGTTATTTATACCCAGGCCGGGGAGACTCACAAATTTACCGTAGATGCAGTGCTTTGTGCCATTGGGCGCGCCCCTAATTTAGAGGGTCTTGGCCTGGAGCAAGCCGGGGTGAACTTGAATACCAGCAGTCGGTTTCCGTCCATTGCGGTGGATGAATGGAGTCGTACCAGCCAGTCCCATATTTTTGCGGTCGGGGATTGCACGGATCGGGTGAACTTAACCCCGGTGGCCATTGCGGAAGGCCGGGCCGTTGCGGATACGGAATTTGGTCATCAGCCCCGTACCATCAGCCATGACAATATTGCCTCTGCTGTGTTTTCCCAACCGGAAGCCGCCAGTGTCGGACTCTCCCAGGCCCAGGCCGAAGATCGTTACGGTGCAGAGAATCTTAAAATCTATCGAGCTAAATTCCGGCCCATGTACCACAGTTTTACCGGCAAAGCGGAAAAAGTCATGGTTAAGCTGGTGGTTGAGGCCCACAATGAGAAGATTTTAGGAGTCCACATGGTCGGGGATCACGCTGCGGAAATCATCCAAGGCATGGCCATTGCGGTCAAAATGGGCGCGACAAAAAAAGACTTCGATGCCACCATCGGGATTCACCCCTCCACCGCCGAGGAATTTGTCACCCTCCGTTAA
- a CDS encoding DUF433 domain-containing protein — protein sequence MTLAIALEPAPIETDAYGVVRVSRTRVTLDTVVTAFLEGCTPEEIGEQYPSLQLPDIYLVIGYYLRHRDEVHTYLSERQRQANIIQQEAEQRFNPIGIRDRLLARRNQSR from the coding sequence ATGACTCTAGCAATTGCCCTTGAACCTGCGCCTATAGAGACTGATGCTTATGGTGTTGTGCGCGTGTCTAGAACCCGTGTAACCCTAGATACTGTCGTGACGGCTTTTTTAGAGGGATGTACACCAGAGGAAATAGGAGAGCAGTATCCATCGCTTCAACTACCAGATATATATCTTGTTATTGGTTACTACCTCAGGCATCGAGATGAGGTTCATACCTATCTTTCAGAACGCCAGCGTCAGGCGAATATAATTCAGCAAGAGGCTGAACAGCGGTTTAATCCTATTGGAATACGTGATCGCTTACTTGCTAGGCGTAATCAATCCAGGTGA
- a CDS encoding DUF5615 family PIN-like protein encodes MARFLADENFNNQIVRGVLRQSPDVDIVRVQGVGLSGIDDPTVLEWAAQAERIVLTHDVATMTTFAYERIQSGLRMPGLFEVSRRVPVGVAIEEIILIAECSFEGEWEGQVRFLPLR; translated from the coding sequence ATGGCTCGATTCCTGGCAGATGAAAATTTTAACAACCAAATTGTGCGGGGTGTTCTTCGTCAAAGTCCAGATGTTGATATTGTGCGTGTTCAAGGTGTTGGTTTGTCGGGAATAGATGACCCAACCGTTTTAGAATGGGCAGCCCAAGCAGAACGAATTGTCTTGACGCATGATGTTGCTACCATGACAACTTTTGCATATGAACGCATTCAATCTGGATTACGGATGCCTGGATTATTTGAGGTGAGCCGTCGTGTTCCAGTAGGGGTGGCGATAGAGGAAATTATCTTGATTGCGGAGTGCAGCTTTGAGGGAGAGTGGGAAGGACAAGTAAGATTTCTTCCTCTTCGATAG